The window GCCGACGCCGAACCTGACGTGACCTTCGTGGGCCGGCTCGCCACGTACCGGTACTACAACATGGACCAGGTGGTGGCGCAGGCCCTGACCACCTTCCGGAAGCTGCAGGGCATGTAACCCGACGCAACGGGCCGGGCGAGAAACGGGATCACTCCTGTTTCTCGCCCGCCTTCGTTGTGGCAGGTGAGTTCACGCTGCCTGTTCCGGTCCGCGCCGTTCATGAAGTCCGCTTTACCGGAAGCAGGCGCCACGGTGCAATCCGCCTAAGTCCGTTCCCGCCTCCTAACACCCTTCCCCTGAAAAAACACCGGATGCTGCGCAGAGCGGGTCAGCGCCGCCTGTCCACGCCCATTCACACGGAGGGATCAAGGATGCAAAACCAGACGTTGCAGGACCTGTACATCGACCAGTTGCGTGACCTGTACTCCGCCGAAACCCAGCTCACTGCGGCCCTGCCGGAAATGGCCATGGCCGCCAGCAACCCGCAGCTCAAGCAGGGGTTCGAGATGCACCTGGAGCAGACCCGCGGCCAGCTGGCCCGTCTGGAGAAGATTTTCGAGGTGCTGGGCGAGTCCCCGGCCGGGAAGACCTGCATGGCGATGCAGGGCCTGGTGAAGGAAGGCCGCGAGGCGGCTGGTGAGAACGAACCCGGGCCGGTGCGGGACGCGGCGCTGATCGCCGCGGCGCAGCGGGTCGAGCATTACGAGATCGCCGGGTACGGGACCGTCGTGCGCTTCGCGCAGGTGCTGGGCATGAACGACCACGCCGAGACGCTGCGCGTCACCGAGAACGAGGAGAAGCAGACCGACCAGCAGCTGACCGTGGTGGCCGAGCAGGTCAACCAGGCCGCGCGCGGGTAAGGAGACGAGGCCCATGAAAGTGAAGATGTCCGACCTGATGATCGCCCTGGGGTACGCCAGCATCGCCTACAGCGCCTACCGGTACTTCACGGCCACCGAAGCGGACGCCAAAAGGGACGCGCTGTTCGTGGGCCACTGGGCCCCCACCCTGTTCATCCTGGGGGTGGGCGCAGAGAACCGCGAGTACCGCCACCAGAACACCCTGGCCCTGGACGCCGACGCCTGACCCGTCCTGCACCTCCAACGAAAGACCACCTGCCCGGGTGGTCTTCGTTGTTTTTCTCCGGGCTGGTGTCAGAGGGTGTCGTCCCGCCGGTCTTCCGGCGTGCGGTTCTCCCCCGCGTCCGGGTCCTCGCGCGTTCGGTAGTACCGGCGCAGCCACTGGCTGAGGCCGCTGAGGTCCGGGAACAGCGTACGTTCCGTGATGTTCAGCTGGTCGAGCTTGTCGCGGATCTCCCATTTCAGCGCCGCCGGCACGCGGATGCGCTGCGCGGCGTCCGGATGACCGGTCAGCCAGGCATCCATGTCGGCGCCGGGCGTGGACAGCAGCGAGAACAGCGCCGACTGCTGCACGATCCGCTGGTCCACGGAAGGCGGCTCCAGAAACAGCAGGAAGGGACCACCCGCCTGCTCCTCCAGGTGTTCGAGCCAGCCCATCTGCGCGTCGAAGTCCAGTCGGCCGCCATCCCTGCCCTCCCGCTGGCCCAGCAGACCCAGCATCTCCACCGTGAACACGTCGGCCCCCTCCCCCTGCAGCACCTCGGCGACCGGTGTGGGCAAGGTCGCGTTGGTGGCCGTGACGTTCACGCGCCAGATCAGGCCGTCCTCGCCGTAGCGGGCCTCATCGGCCGTGACGAAGTGCAGGGCGACCAGCGGCGAGTACGTCCAGTCCAGCAGGCGGGTGGGCAGGCCGTGATGCTGCCCGAGGGCCAGCCAGGACCACACCGAGTCCAGCGCCGGCGCGCTTGCCTGAGCGTACTTCCGGAACGCCCGCACGAGGTGCCGCTCGACGTCCCGGGTGTTGCCCGCCACCCGCTGCAACGACGTGCTCAGCGGCGCGGTGCTGCCCTGACCGCGGAACACGAACGGTGACCGGTAGCGGCGCAGCGTGGGATTCCACGATTCGTCCTGCAGCAGCTCCAGCAGTTCCAGGTACGTATGGACGGTGCGCGTCTGTGCCGTGTCCGGACGCGGCATCAGCAAGCCCGCCTTGCTGGATGTTGGGTCAGCCTCTGCTTCAGGGGATGGGGCGTGTCAGGCATGGAAACCGTCCTTGCCGGAGTCTGGCAAGGCGTGGGCGGCCGCTCGTTTGACCTTCCATAAAGTCGCTTCAGCGAAACCGGCGGCTCTGTCCGGTTTTCGTGAAGGGACACTGGGAATGGCGGACCACAGCGGCCAGGCTTTAAAGGTGCTTACAGGTCCAGGCGCAGGCTGATGACAGGTATCGCAGGTTCGGCGC is drawn from Deinococcus ficus and contains these coding sequences:
- a CDS encoding ferritin-like domain-containing protein encodes the protein MQNQTLQDLYIDQLRDLYSAETQLTAALPEMAMAASNPQLKQGFEMHLEQTRGQLARLEKIFEVLGESPAGKTCMAMQGLVKEGREAAGENEPGPVRDAALIAAAQRVEHYEIAGYGTVVRFAQVLGMNDHAETLRVTENEEKQTDQQLTVVAEQVNQAARG
- a CDS encoding FRG domain-containing protein, which gives rise to MPRPDTAQTRTVHTYLELLELLQDESWNPTLRRYRSPFVFRGQGSTAPLSTSLQRVAGNTRDVERHLVRAFRKYAQASAPALDSVWSWLALGQHHGLPTRLLDWTYSPLVALHFVTADEARYGEDGLIWRVNVTATNATLPTPVAEVLQGEGADVFTVEMLGLLGQREGRDGGRLDFDAQMGWLEHLEEQAGGPFLLFLEPPSVDQRIVQQSALFSLLSTPGADMDAWLTGHPDAAQRIRVPAALKWEIRDKLDQLNITERTLFPDLSGLSQWLRRYYRTREDPDAGENRTPEDRRDDTL